The genomic stretch TTTTACTATCTTGGTATCAGCAGGTTTTGGCCTTTctcttcccaaaaaataaaaagtcctAAACCCCAAAAACCTATTCTTGCAGTGTAACTTCCTTGGTTGCCAGGCCTTATATACTTGTTGATTATCTTGCATTTGGACAATCAATCCTACCACAAACCTAAATTTAGCAATgctgctttattttttttttaagcagcATAAAAATCTTAATCATTGCCGTGCGGTTTGTTCCTAAAAGTCGGCACTAAAAATCTTAAACCTAAGCCTACATCACCAATCCACTGCAACCATGGGAGAGAATACAGTATTGTCTCTTGTTGATAATCAGGATGATTCAGGAACTCGGAAAAGTCTTAATTACGTCTAGAGATCGTGACTTTGGTTGGATTATTGATTCCAAGAATACTGACCACCTAACATATGACAAGTTTCTCTTTCAATCCATGATTCCTCTTCTAAAAGAAAGTGTTGTCACTATTAATGGCTATGTTATCTCAGTAACGGAGGCTGGTCCAATTGCATTTATCCCATCTTTAACCTTACACAATACCTTTCTTATTCCGACATTATTAAATCATCTTTTATTAGTCGGTCAAGTTACTGAACAACTGAATTATATCCTACTAACGTTTCCTTTTTTGCATAATTCCGGGTATCCGGATGCGGGCTATAATTAGGTGTGGTACTAAGAGAAAAGGGTTGTattatgttgatgatgtggCTCTCAACAGAGTGAATCAAGTACGTAGTGTAGTGGGAACGGTGACAAAAGTAAGAAGATTTGGTTAAGACATCGCAGACTTAGGCATGCCTCATTTAGCTATTTACAAAAGTTGGTTCCATAATTATTTACTAGTATTCATACTCTAAACTAAACTATCATGTATGTACTCTAACAAAGAGTTATCAAACCTTTTTATCCATTGAGTTCCACTAAAAGAACCGTTCCTTTTGAATTAGTGCATTGTGATGTGTGGGGGTCCCTCCCCTGTTTCAACTCTAAACGAAATTTGAGGATTTGATTATCTGTGGATGACTATACTGGGATGACTTGGCTCTATATAGTGAAACACAAGAGCTATGTTACTGTAATTGTCAAGAATTTTCACCATATCGTTCGGACTCAATTTTCGCTTCCAATTAAAGTGTTTTGCTTAATGTTGAATTGTCTCAATTTTTCAACAAGGCATCCAGGAAACCACTTGTCCTCAACACCTCAATATAAATGGGTGGCAGAACAGATAAATTGACATATTCTTGAGATGGGGCATTTCTCATTGAAGTTGCTGCTCCGCAATCTTATTGGGCCGATGCAGTTACATATGTTGTTTACATGATTAACAGAATGCTCTCCAAAGTGCTTGATTTTCACACTCCTCTAGATGTGTTAACAGATCATGTGTCCTTGCCCTCTTTCCTCAATCTCACCTCTCGTATTTTTGGATGTGTAGCATATGTTCACCATCACAAGAATCAGCGTACCAAGCTTAACCCTTGTGCAGTGAAATTGTTTTTTTGGGCTTTGCTCCACAACAGAAATGCTACTAATGTTATCATCCTTCGTCCCATAAACTCTGTTTCACTATGGATGTTACATTCTCATAATCagaaattttcttttctcttgatGAGCCTAATCGTGTCCTTCAGAGGGAAACAACTTATGAATGACCGATTTGGTACACGATGACGGGGTTAAAAGGAACAATTATCGAATGGCAGCCGACTGCAGATCAGTACGCAGCCACCGAACGGCAGTTGTCTGACCATCAGGCAGCCACTGAACAGAAGCTGTCTAATCAGCAAGCAGCCACCGAACAACACATGTCCGACCAGCAGGCAGCTACCAAACAGAAGCCGTCTGATCAACAGGCAGCTACCGAACAATGGCAAGCTACATATTAACAGCAGGCTACCAATCAGAAACAGTCACACGTTGTGGGTCAGCAGCTTGACCAATTCCTTATATCTGTCGAACACTTATTGCCAGCTTCTAGGGCAACTTCCCCTTCTCACACGCTTGTACCTGTTCACGAGTCCATGGATACTCACGAGGAAAGTTTTTCGAAACCTAGTAAATTATCTAATTTTGATGTTGTTGAGCGTGCTTATCAATGACCTCTAAGACAAAATAGCTGGAAATCGCCAGTAAGATTCTCTCTAGAAGGGAAGGTCAAGTATGCCATTGCAAACTATATGTACCCACCCACTTTCGCCAAAGTATCAATCCATGATGAATCAAATGGAAGGAATAAAAATCCCAAGAAAAGTTGAAGAAGCTTTGAAGGATCCAAAGTGGAAGAAGCCATGCAGGCAGAGATGGAAGCACTGCATGAGAATGGGACTTGGAATATCGTACACTACCAAAAGGGAAGACAACAGTATGCAAGTGGGTGTTTACTATTCAACACAAAGCAGATGGGACCATTGATCGATATAAAGCAAGGCTGGTTGTTAAAGGATATACACAGACCTACAATATAATTACTAGGAAACGCTTGCACCGATTGCAAAAATGAATACCATCCTAGTATTGTTATCCTTGGTAGCTACTTTCGATTGGTCGTTGAAGCAATTTAAagttaaaaatgcttttttgCATGGAGATTCAGAGGAGGAAGTGTACATGGACATTCTGCATATTTCGTAAAGCATTTTATGGTCTAAAGCAGTCACCAAGAGCttggtgaagaagaagaagatggtcgTAGAAGcaatttaatgttaaaaatgttttttttgcaTAGAGATTCAGAGAAGGAAGTGTACATGGGCATTCCGCCTACTTCGTAAAGCATTTTATGGTCTAAAGCAGTCACCAAGTGCTTGGTGAAGAACCATAAAGCCAGCATTTGCAAATAaaccatgagatgaaggaaaGGGTTAGAATACATGTCCATAAAGCCAGCATTTGCAAATAaaccatgagatgaaggaaaGGGTTAGAAAAGAAGGATAACTATGATATCATTACAACAATTTGGACAATAACATTTTACattggtattgaatttaaagctttattttcatttcattattATCTGACTTTTGTATCAATATTTTGTTCATATATCCTTCAACTGAACAAAAGACTGCAACAGTGTTCCACAATTTCCCTCAGCTTAGTTTTTGGAAATTCCAAGTATACTTCCTGAACATAGTCTACAATTTGCTCAAAAACTGGACTCCTCGGTTGATGGTCGCCTCAAATAATATCGTAAGCTGTTAGCAAGAACCTAAAAAATTTGCAAGTTTTACGGTCAGCAATCTCAGATGTCATCTTTTAGTTTACAACAGAATCAACCATAATAATGGCAACGGTTTTGCAACAGAAGTCTATTTCGGAAGTAATCAGATTGTAAAGTTGGTGAACGACGCAACTTTCtcttagaaaacaagaaaacagtTAGCTTTCACCACATCGACCGCCATAATATGTTAAATCCTAGCTTTACCTGCTGAAGAGGCTTGATGAGGGGTTTACCCCTGTAGTTAACATGAAATTTTGCCTTCGCCAACAACCCCTAATTCCCGAGACAAGAGTTAGCAATGAACTTGGttaccaaaaactaaaaacaaaataactaGAGATGAGCTCCATACATATGGATACTAGAGATCggaaataaaattagaaaaggATATATTGAAGGTGCAACTGTAGGTGCGAAAAGAGCACACCTCTGTGTCGAATTCTCCTGATTCAACAGCAACATCAATGTCAGTTACAATCTTTACAAGATCCACCAGTAATCCTGGGCGATCTACTGACTCCACATAAAGCAAACTGCAGAAACCCAATATTAGCTGAACGCATTCATTCAAAACGTGATGTCAATGTGTCACTCATGCATAACCATTGAAGACTACTGTGTGCCTGTTGCCACAACAATTGTTGACATATGGGAATTGACTGTTGAGTTCTTAAAGCCCATCCTATCGAACGCACATTACCTTCGGGTGGGGCCATCATCTTTCACGCTTATGTGGGTTGCTATGTCCACATCAACCTGATGAATTAAACACAGGTTTGAATCAAGAAAACATTGTGGAATGTAATGCTCTTTTCCAGAAAATGGCTAGGGATGCCATCAATAAAAAATGACTAGGTATGGAACAAACAGCTTGGCGTAAAGGTAAACAAGACTCGTTGGAAGTTAAGATGGTACCACATTAGCCGAGTGTCAAGTCAAATCGTTAATTACATTACGACTGAACAAAATCAAAGGGTGATAGGCAAAAGAAATTATTCTCAAAAATTCATAATACTCATGATTCATAAACACATGAACTAACCAACCTTTGCACAAACAGTTGTCCCACCACAGAAAATTCAAGCACACTATTATtcgaaaattaaataataaatttcaagAACCTGTTCTGGTCGAGGCCCAATTCCAAACGCTGCTCCCATCGCTAACTGGGAACTTGATTCCTAACGACAAAATTGATTCACTAATAAAGCGTACAAAATGTAGAAATCCGGAAGATATTCCACCAGTTACCATCGAAAGAACAAATGGAAATGTTTAAGAAAGATTACCGGATGATACTCTATCAGATTATTTATAATTGTCAATCGAATAGCCTCAAGTAGTTCTGGATCTTCTACTTTCCTACCAGTATCACTGCAAACAAACCTCACCATCAAATAAGAAAATGGGTATGCAACAGCTATTGGAAGGACTGATCTGTTAATCCACAAAAATAGAAGGCTGATGATTTACTGGAAGCTAGATTTTTACTGCCACTTAAGGAAAACTGTTTTTTCTTCAGCACATATATCTAATGAGAAAACAATTATACCACTAGTATAGGAGTTAAAGCCGGTCGAAGAAGTAGAATAAGCAGAAAAGAGATCATTGCAATCAATTGCAAATTGACAAATAATAACAAAGTCATAGCAACAAGCCAAAACTATACTCAATGCAAGGGCACGAGGCTTGTGAAGTATACTCACGCTCTAGTGATGGCAAACTT from Pyrus communis chromosome 7, drPyrComm1.1, whole genome shotgun sequence encodes the following:
- the LOC137739979 gene encoding ACT domain-containing protein ACR11-like; translation: MAVAMASCGVGVNFNSNSSLKKYLASPAPAGAMAEASFGFAHKRFCIVHKGRSLSSSTSITPRASSATAVEDGKSDGSPSESDTVPIPKVIIDQDSDPDATVVEITFGDRLGALLDTMSALRNLGLNVVKANVYLDSSGKHNKFAITRADTGRKVEDPELLEAIRLTIINNLIEYHPESSSQLAMGAAFGIGPRPEQVDVDIATHISVKDDGPTRSLLYVESVDRPGLLVDLVKIVTDIDVAVESGEFDTEGLLAKAKFHVNYRGKPLIKPLQQVLANSLRYYLRRPSTEESSF